The following are from one region of the Halogeometricum sp. S3BR5-2 genome:
- a CDS encoding carbon-nitrogen hydrolase family protein produces the protein MTSPTVAVPQLSVADLRPERNLEAIRDRTAVVADADVVLFPEYALTGFVADDRLRDAALERAEATERLAAVAAESDVDVLAGYAERDGGTLYNAAAYVRPGGTSRIYRKRHLWGGEREMLEPGEERVVVDTPVGKTGLLTCYDLNFVGESAAMTDARVDALFVVGAWPAAYSENWRLLCRARALDGVRWVVGAGRTGRRDAPGAHPTEYAGRSLVVRPDGSVAAALNRGERDLLWSLDPEEVAEQRSFVGSVD, from the coding sequence GTGACCTCTCCAACCGTCGCCGTCCCGCAACTGTCCGTCGCGGACCTGCGGCCGGAGCGAAACCTCGAAGCGATTCGCGACCGCACGGCAGTCGTCGCCGATGCCGACGTCGTCCTCTTCCCCGAGTACGCGCTGACCGGGTTCGTCGCCGACGACAGACTCCGCGACGCCGCCCTCGAACGGGCCGAGGCGACGGAGCGACTCGCCGCCGTCGCCGCCGAGAGCGATGTCGACGTGCTGGCGGGGTACGCCGAACGCGACGGCGGGACGCTGTACAACGCCGCCGCGTACGTCCGTCCGGGCGGAACGAGTCGAATCTATCGGAAGCGGCATCTGTGGGGCGGAGAGCGGGAGATGCTCGAACCGGGAGAGGAACGCGTCGTGGTCGACACCCCCGTCGGGAAAACGGGCCTTCTGACCTGCTACGACCTGAACTTCGTCGGCGAGAGCGCCGCGATGACCGACGCGCGGGTCGACGCCCTGTTCGTCGTCGGCGCTTGGCCCGCGGCGTACTCGGAGAACTGGCGACTGCTCTGCCGCGCCCGCGCCCTCGACGGCGTCCGCTGGGTGGTCGGCGCGGGCCGGACCGGCCGGCGCGACGCGCCGGGAGCGCACCCGACGGAGTACGCCGGGCGGTCGCTGGTCGTCCGGCCGGACGGCAGCGTCGCCGCGGCGCTCAACCGGGGGGAGCGCGATCTGCTGTGGTCGCTGGACCCCGAGGAGGTGGCGGAGCAGCGGTCGTTCGTCGGGTCGGTCGACTGA
- a CDS encoding ABC transporter substrate-binding protein → MRAVSLLPSATELLFRLGVDPVGVSHSCDYPPAARDLPTLTSTAVAHGADRSAADIDRQTRIIEGSVYDIDAERLADLDPDVVVTQATCEVCAVDASDVRAAVDRLGLDATVVTLDPHSLADVLDDVTRVGRAVGVPDRAASLRADLAARVERVTERASAAETRPRTVVLDWTDPVIAGGHWVPELVDRAVGRPGLVTEGPSTPQRWADVRAFDPEVLFVAPCGFDADRAESAVDDLRTREGWADLSAVSAGEVYAVDGNGHVNRPGPRLVDTLELFAACLHPERFDAPAPDAVRRVRAASRA, encoded by the coding sequence GTGCGCGCCGTTTCGCTCCTCCCGTCGGCGACCGAACTCCTGTTCCGCCTCGGCGTCGACCCAGTCGGCGTCTCGCACAGTTGCGACTACCCGCCGGCGGCGCGCGACCTGCCGACGCTGACGAGCACCGCCGTCGCCCACGGCGCGGACCGTTCGGCCGCGGACATCGACCGGCAGACGCGGATTATCGAGGGAAGCGTCTACGACATCGACGCCGAACGACTCGCCGACCTCGACCCGGACGTGGTCGTGACGCAGGCGACCTGCGAGGTGTGCGCCGTCGACGCCTCCGACGTCCGCGCCGCCGTCGACCGCCTCGGACTCGACGCGACGGTGGTGACGCTCGACCCCCACTCGCTCGCGGACGTCCTCGACGACGTGACTCGCGTCGGCCGGGCCGTCGGCGTCCCCGACCGCGCCGCGTCGCTCAGGGCCGACCTCGCGGCCCGCGTCGAACGCGTCACCGAGCGAGCGTCCGCGGCGGAGACCCGCCCCCGAACCGTCGTCCTCGACTGGACCGACCCCGTCATCGCCGGGGGCCACTGGGTGCCCGAGTTGGTCGACCGCGCCGTCGGGCGTCCGGGGTTGGTGACCGAGGGACCGTCGACGCCGCAGCGGTGGGCCGACGTCCGCGCGTTCGACCCCGAGGTCCTGTTCGTCGCGCCGTGCGGGTTCGACGCCGACCGCGCGGAGTCGGCGGTGGACGACCTGCGCACGCGCGAGGGCTGGGCGGACCTCTCGGCGGTGTCGGCGGGTGAGGTGTACGCCGTCGACGGCAACGGCCACGTGAACCGACCGGGACCGCGACTCGTCGACACGCTGGAACTGTTCGCCGCCTGCCTCCACCCCGAGCGGTTCGACGCGCCCGCGCCCGACGCCGTCCGTCGGGTCCGCGCGGCGTCGCGCGCGTAG
- the dpsA gene encoding DNA starvation/stationary phase protection protein DpsA, translating to MSTQKNVRQPADVVEGSEALRMDADRAEQLVDALNTDLAATYVLYHQLKKHHWVVEGAEFLDLHVFLEEAYEHAEVFADELAERAQALGGVPVSGGKALEEHAPVSHEGQDVYDIRTSLRNDMEMYGDIIETLREHVELAENLGDPTTAHILRENMEHVEDDAHHIEHYLEDDTLVTEDAIHHE from the coding sequence ATGAGTACTCAGAAGAACGTTCGCCAGCCCGCGGACGTCGTGGAAGGAAGCGAAGCGCTCCGGATGGACGCCGACCGCGCCGAGCAGCTCGTCGACGCGCTGAACACGGACCTCGCGGCGACGTACGTCCTGTACCACCAGTTGAAGAAGCACCACTGGGTCGTCGAGGGCGCGGAGTTCCTCGACCTCCACGTGTTCTTAGAGGAGGCGTACGAGCACGCCGAGGTGTTCGCCGACGAACTCGCGGAGCGCGCGCAGGCCCTCGGCGGCGTCCCCGTCTCGGGCGGCAAGGCGCTCGAAGAGCACGCGCCCGTCTCCCACGAGGGGCAGGACGTCTACGACATCCGCACGTCGCTGCGCAACGACATGGAGATGTACGGCGACATCATCGAGACGCTCCGCGAGCACGTCGAACTCGCCGAGAACCTCGGCGACCCCACCACCGCGCACATCCTGCGCGAGAACATGGAGCACGTCGAGGACGACGCCCACCACATCGAGCACTACCTCGAGGACGACACGCTCGTCACCGAGGACGCCATCCACCACGAGTAA